The following coding sequences lie in one Halogeometricum rufum genomic window:
- a CDS encoding iron transporter, producing the protein MDRRRFLSAAGAAGVGSLAGCIGVPDLLERRSREPPVVADRPAAVYVPTHVDSMEMAGTTAVGDLRAAVTYSYPHRFWVVERDDGAFVTKRVAATAEDSVHLMVSVWEPETGLVVPNTGLSVAIRREGELVSQEVVYPMLSQRMGVHYGANFPLDGDGTYEVEVSVGGLDANRFGSFAGRFADPATGTVALEFATRTLNDITSESLADRQGERGAVRPMEMATIPVGRAPETLPGASLGRGTSGDAAFLGSVVSADRFGDDPYVVVSPRTPHNGLVLPGMALEASIDGGASFDGPLGAGLDPELGFHYGAPAPGLADGETAELRVETPPQVARHEGYETAFLDMPTVTLA; encoded by the coding sequence ATGGACCGACGACGATTTCTCTCCGCCGCGGGAGCGGCCGGAGTCGGGAGTCTCGCCGGGTGCATCGGCGTTCCCGACCTGCTGGAACGGCGGAGCAGGGAACCGCCCGTCGTCGCCGACCGGCCGGCGGCCGTCTACGTCCCGACGCACGTGGATTCGATGGAGATGGCGGGAACGACGGCCGTCGGCGACCTGCGGGCCGCGGTGACGTACTCCTATCCGCACCGGTTCTGGGTCGTCGAGCGAGACGACGGCGCGTTCGTCACGAAGCGCGTCGCGGCGACGGCAGAGGACAGCGTCCACCTGATGGTGTCGGTGTGGGAACCCGAGACGGGACTGGTCGTCCCGAACACCGGACTGTCGGTCGCCATTCGTCGCGAGGGCGAACTCGTGAGTCAAGAAGTCGTCTACCCGATGCTCTCCCAGCGGATGGGCGTCCACTACGGCGCGAACTTTCCGCTCGACGGCGACGGGACGTACGAGGTAGAAGTCAGCGTCGGCGGCCTCGACGCGAACCGCTTCGGGTCGTTCGCGGGGCGGTTCGCGGACCCGGCGACCGGAACCGTCGCCTTGGAGTTCGCCACGCGGACGCTGAACGACATCACGTCGGAGTCGCTGGCGGACAGGCAGGGCGAACGCGGCGCGGTCAGACCGATGGAGATGGCGACGATTCCGGTCGGACGGGCCCCCGAAACCCTCCCCGGCGCGTCGCTGGGACGCGGTACCAGCGGCGACGCGGCGTTCCTCGGAAGCGTCGTCTCCGCCGACCGGTTCGGCGACGACCCGTACGTCGTCGTCTCCCCGCGGACGCCGCACAACGGACTGGTCCTCCCCGGCATGGCGCTGGAGGCGAGTATCGACGGCGGGGCGTCGTTCGACGGCCCGTTGGGCGCCGGACTGGACCCCGAGCTCGGGTTCCACTACGGGGCGCCGGCGCCCGGACTTGCGGACGGCGAGACGGCGGAACTGCGCGTCGAGACGCCGCCACAGGTCGCCCGCCACGAGGGGTACGAGACGGCGTTCCTCGACATGCCGACGGTGACGCTGGCGTAG
- a CDS encoding DUF7575 domain-containing protein, with protein sequence MERNSRKRPWLAAALGTLATGAGHVYLRRWKRAFGWLAVAVAAAVLLVQPAEMQAFVDGTGPVEPLYPVLSIVLASAFDAYLVARAQNEAARRAVEPDGTITHCPQCGKELDGDIDFCPWCTAELDEFRVADAPE encoded by the coding sequence ATGGAGCGGAACTCACGGAAACGGCCGTGGCTCGCTGCCGCCCTCGGGACGCTCGCGACGGGGGCCGGCCACGTCTACCTCCGCCGGTGGAAGCGGGCGTTCGGGTGGTTGGCAGTCGCCGTCGCCGCCGCCGTGTTGCTCGTTCAACCGGCGGAGATGCAGGCGTTCGTCGACGGGACCGGCCCAGTCGAACCGCTGTACCCCGTTCTCTCCATCGTTCTCGCGAGCGCGTTCGACGCGTATCTGGTCGCTCGCGCCCAGAACGAGGCCGCTCGCCGCGCCGTCGAACCCGACGGAACCATCACGCACTGTCCGCAGTGCGGGAAGGAACTCGACGGCGACATCGACTTCTGTCCGTGGTGTACCGCCGAACTCGACGAGTTCCGCGTCGCCGACGCTCCGGAGTGA